In Brevundimonas subvibrioides, a genomic segment contains:
- a CDS encoding DUF938 domain-containing protein: protein MASPAVTRNTDPILAVLKTHLPARGRVLEVASGSGEHAVAFARALPLTTWTPSDPSPEARASIAAWAAEAALSNLNPVLDLDAGRPDTWPPVDVQAIVCINMIHISPWSATEGLIAGAARVLPDPGGLLVLYGPFREADVPLAPSNEAFDASLKSRDPAWGLREVEAVVTLARSHGLHLTRRAEMPANNLMLLFRRVG from the coding sequence ATGGCCTCTCCCGCCGTGACCCGGAACACCGACCCGATCCTGGCGGTGCTGAAGACCCATCTGCCCGCCCGGGGTCGGGTGCTGGAGGTCGCCTCCGGCTCTGGCGAGCACGCCGTCGCTTTCGCCCGGGCCCTGCCCCTGACCACCTGGACGCCCAGCGATCCGTCGCCCGAGGCACGCGCCAGCATCGCCGCCTGGGCTGCGGAGGCGGCCCTGTCCAATCTGAACCCTGTGCTCGATCTCGACGCCGGCCGCCCCGACACCTGGCCGCCGGTCGATGTCCAGGCCATCGTCTGCATCAACATGATCCACATCAGCCCGTGGTCGGCGACCGAAGGCCTGATTGCGGGAGCCGCCCGCGTCCTGCCCGACCCCGGCGGGCTGCTGGTCCTGTATGGTCCCTTCCGCGAGGCCGACGTCCCGCTGGCCCCGTCCAACGAAGCCTTCGACGCCAGCCTGAAGTCCCGCGACCCCGCCTGGGGCCTGCGCGAGGTCGAGGCCGTCGTGACCCTTGCCAGATCCCACGGCCTGCACCTGACCCGCCGCGCCGAAATGCCCGCCAACAATCTGATGCTGCTGTTTCGCCGCGTCGGCTGA
- a CDS encoding phosphoenolpyruvate carboxykinase (GTP) — translation MASIPTIPGLAPGPTRHARLIAWVEQIAALTRPARVHWCDGSEAEKAAIIADLIDKGTLKALDQDKRPGSYYAASDPRDVARVESRTFICSAEEIDAGPTNNWADPIGMRARLDGLFDGCMAGRTMYVVPFSMGPLGSELSALGVEITDSGYVAVSMGIMTRMGSAALEALGDDGVFVPAVHTLGAPLAEGQADVAWPCNAEKWIVHFPETREIWSYGSGYGGNALLGKKCYALRIASVMARDEGWLAEHMLILKLTDPKGRSKYMAAAFPSACGKTNLAMLQPTLPGWTAETIGDDIAWMRFGDDGRLYAVNPEAGFFGVAPGTSRNTNQNALATLATNTVFTNTALTVDGDVWWEGLTRTAPEGLTNWKGVPHDPASGEPAAHPNARFAAPASQCPTIAPEWEDPKGVPIDAILFGGRRASAVPLVTEAFDWEHGVFLGSTVASEGTAAAENAIGDLRRDPFAMLPFCGYNMGDYFAHWLALGARADQAKLPGIYFVNWFRKGEDGAFVWPGFGDNARVLKWIAGRLDGEAEALDTPVGRVPAPGALDIQGLSLSEADLATLLEVDADVWTEEAGLIPPFYVRFGDRLPRALWDQHAALTERLAAVRIADQAAAMAAE, via the coding sequence TTGGCTTCCATCCCGACCATACCGGGCCTTGCGCCCGGACCGACCCGTCATGCCCGCTTGATCGCCTGGGTGGAGCAGATCGCGGCGCTGACAAGGCCCGCACGGGTGCACTGGTGCGATGGGTCCGAGGCCGAAAAGGCTGCGATCATCGCCGACCTGATCGACAAGGGCACGCTGAAGGCCCTGGATCAGGACAAGCGCCCGGGCAGCTATTACGCCGCCTCGGATCCCAGGGACGTCGCGCGGGTCGAGAGCCGCACCTTCATCTGTTCGGCCGAGGAGATCGACGCCGGACCCACCAACAACTGGGCCGACCCGATCGGGATGCGGGCGCGTCTGGACGGTCTTTTCGACGGCTGCATGGCCGGCCGGACCATGTATGTGGTTCCCTTCTCCATGGGCCCGCTGGGCTCGGAGCTGTCGGCCCTCGGCGTCGAGATCACCGACAGCGGCTATGTCGCCGTGTCCATGGGAATCATGACGCGGATGGGCTCTGCGGCGCTGGAGGCGCTGGGTGACGACGGCGTGTTCGTGCCGGCCGTGCATACGCTGGGTGCCCCCCTGGCCGAGGGCCAGGCGGACGTGGCCTGGCCCTGCAATGCCGAGAAGTGGATCGTCCATTTCCCCGAGACGCGCGAGATCTGGTCCTACGGCTCCGGCTATGGCGGCAACGCCCTGCTGGGCAAGAAATGCTACGCCCTGCGCATCGCCTCGGTCATGGCCCGCGACGAGGGCTGGCTGGCCGAGCATATGCTGATCCTGAAGCTGACCGATCCGAAGGGGCGGTCCAAATACATGGCAGCGGCCTTCCCGAGTGCCTGCGGCAAGACCAATCTGGCCATGCTCCAGCCGACCCTGCCGGGCTGGACCGCCGAGACGATCGGCGACGACATCGCCTGGATGCGCTTCGGCGACGACGGGCGGCTGTATGCAGTGAATCCGGAAGCGGGCTTCTTCGGCGTCGCGCCCGGGACCAGCCGCAACACCAATCAGAACGCCCTGGCGACCCTGGCGACCAATACGGTCTTCACCAATACGGCCCTGACCGTCGACGGCGACGTCTGGTGGGAAGGCCTGACCCGGACGGCCCCGGAGGGCCTGACCAACTGGAAGGGTGTGCCCCACGACCCGGCCTCGGGCGAGCCCGCGGCCCATCCCAATGCGCGCTTCGCCGCCCCTGCGTCACAGTGCCCGACCATCGCGCCGGAGTGGGAAGACCCCAAGGGCGTGCCGATCGACGCCATCCTGTTCGGGGGGCGCCGTGCCTCCGCCGTGCCGCTGGTGACCGAGGCGTTCGACTGGGAGCACGGGGTGTTCCTGGGTTCGACCGTCGCATCGGAAGGCACGGCCGCTGCCGAGAACGCCATCGGTGACCTACGCCGCGACCCGTTCGCGATGCTGCCGTTCTGTGGCTACAACATGGGCGACTATTTCGCGCACTGGCTGGCGCTGGGGGCCAGGGCCGATCAGGCGAAACTGCCCGGCATCTATTTCGTCAACTGGTTCCGGAAGGGCGAGGACGGCGCGTTCGTCTGGCCGGGGTTCGGCGACAATGCCCGCGTGCTGAAGTGGATCGCCGGGCGACTGGACGGCGAGGCCGAGGCCCTGGACACCCCGGTCGGCCGCGTGCCTGCGCCGGGGGCGCTCGACATCCAGGGCCTGTCGCTGAGCGAGGCGGATCTGGCGACCCTGCTGGAGGTCGATGCGGACGTCTGGACCGAGGAGGCCGGGCTGATCCCGCCGTTCTATGTCCGTTTCGGCGACCGTCTGCCCCGGGCGCTGTGGGACCAGCACGCGGCCCTGACCGAGCGGCTGGCCGCCGTCAGGATCGCCGATCAGGCGGCCGCAATGGCGGCGGAATAG